The sequence CCAGGTCAGGGCATTTTCTGCTTGAGCTCAATATTTTCTCTCCAAAGCCAAGTTGCAAGGCACCCACAGCTGGTCAAGTTATTCTGTCACCtgaagcagaaaatcccacaagttcCTCTTCCCATCCCTgacagtaaaaatacaatattaataaATTTCAAAATGATTTTTTCCTCCTTTAATTAAGCCCTGAATCAGCTGCTTGAGGCGGCTGCCTCATTCTCACTAATGTCAGGGCTGCCTCTGTTTCACCTCCTTTCTGAGTGACAGACACTGCAAACACAGACACACCCATGGATTTGCACTATTTTGCTATTTGATTCCACTCTGGTTTTACTTACTATTATTTTGGAGTCTGATTTATCGGCAGCCAGCGAAAGTCCCAGAGATATTCCAGAGGTATCTTTGTTTCAGACAAGGAGAGATGGCATGTAGAAAAAAAGAGACAGACATATAAGTGAGACATAATATATAAAGAGACTTTGTCCCCATGTCTCATGGATATTAATACATACACAGAATTCCTAGCTAttctgcataccctccaaaatttaactgatgaaaatagggacttgtAACATCTGTATCAGTCTGTAGTGCAGATATGCCCTCAAGAGTTACCTCTCTCTTCTCAGGAGATAAAATCATCAGATGTGACACTCTCACCTTCAGAAGAATGGAGGCACACAAATTTTTAGCTTACTGTTGTGGTGGAGAACCACTGGCTGGCACTTCTCTGTATCATACGAGCAGCGGAAAAGCGATCCCGTCCGGTTGCCTGACATGGGGGCACTCACTACCAACCTGCAGGAGGGAAGCAAGTTTTAGAAAACAACTGTTTATGGGCATGTGGCTGCTCTGAACAAAATCAACTGGCAACGGTTTGGTTCTCACCAGGACGTGCCATCGTCTGCTCTCGTCTGGACAACCCGGTAGCCAAACTGAGGGGCCTTGTCACCTTGGAAAAACACCGGAGTCTCTGTATCAATGATGTTGAAATCTGAAGAGACTGCAGAACCTAGAGTGGAAAATGGTAGCAGAATGCTGTGGCACAGAGAGTTCGGCGCATAAACACTGCTAAGAAAACATTTCCTTTTCACAAGCTGCCAGGGGCTCTTCCAGATGTGGAAGATGTCCAAATtccaatttaaaataatttttgttaaaAGCCCAACCTGAAAGCAGCCTTgggttggggggggcggggagcaattGGAGAGGCTACCACTTGAATAAACAGGCCCAAGTGTCCAGTTATTTTTTCACATTTTGCCACCATGAATGTTGTATATTATGCCTATGCTCCAGCTGTCCCTATTGACTCACCCCAGTCCCTGGTAAATCATTGCTCCTTTGGGGAGAGGGGACAAACCTTGTTTACATCTTGTTACTATAGGTTGCTAGAGTTATGGTATATGCTGGACAGTTATACAGACTGGGCCCAAAGGCAAGTGAATGGGCAGGGAGGAGGCCTGTTCAGGATATTTTGcctgtagccccccccccaaccctggaGCCAGCACAGGGTTCTGTTTTCTTTCCAGGGGTCTCTGGCAGTTAAATCTTTGGCTGGGGAATGGACACATCTTGTCTCTAGGAAAAGTGGACAAGTGGCCACAGGTAGAAGCAACAGGTGTCTAGGAAAAGGAGACAGGAGTCCTGAGAAGCTTGCAAGTGGGTGGAAGGGGCACAGTAAGGGAAggttcaaggaaggagggggaaatgccGGAGAAGAGAAACACAAACAGCCGGCAGCTGAAGTTCACATGCTGCTCTTTGGAAACAAGGCAACCTCTGACTGTTTGGATGAAGTCTGTGCTTTCCAAATGCTGGGGTGGAAAGTCTGTGGTTGGCACTTTCCAAGAGCTGGTGTAACCTAATGGCTGAACTATGGATCAGGAAGAttttttctgatagtaagagctgttccacagtgaaACAGGCCccctcaggaggttgtagactctccttccttggagtttttaagcagaggttacggacgctttacttgagattcctgtgttgcaggggggttggactagatgactctcaggatctcttccaactctacaaattatTTGATTCTATAAGTTGTTCAAATCTTGCACATGCAGGAAGCTCCCTCAGGCAATCTGTTCTCTCCCAGTAGCAACCCCTGCTCTGCAGTGAGGATGCGGGGAGAAAGAATAGTGCTGCTGACCTACTTTCCAAGCTCTCTGCATAAGTTTTACAACAAAACCGTATGTAAATGGACTCAGAGTGCTCAAAAATGCTACAAAAATGCCCAATATTCCTAGGGATAGCCTGGCTGCAGCAGGATGCAAGCCCACCCCCATCGTAGGCGCCACTGCTTTTAGCGTATgagttttaatattttatttcctcATGCATACATTTGGCTCTTGACCCACATGTCTGGCCGGGAGGAAGTTGGCCACATTTGGACATTCCCCAACACGCGGCTTCTCCGTTGACAAAGAGATGGCTAGATGAGTCATCTGACCCTTATTCTCCTTCCCAGTCTTATGGCCTCTTCCACATCTTTGCAATGCCCTGAATCTCCGTGAGTTTTCTTAGCGTGCCAGTGGGTGCATGTTATTTCTTCACAGAATGTGTCAGAATGCACACAGtgggaaaagaaagggaagggttTGTGGCGGCGGCAAGGAGGCCTTTTTGCCCCCTGAAGTAACTCTAGCCGCCAGAGGCCAGGAAGCCGTGTCAGCTCCCTTGCGCAAGATGCTCTCAGTGACCCCACTGGGGAAGCGGCAGGCAGCCCAGATGCTCTTAAACATTGGCTTGATGCCAATGCGAAGGTGGTCCTACCATTTGGTAGGCTGAGGAAACAGCTTCAGACATAAgatgcttggtgtgtgtgtgtgtgtgtgtgtgtgtgtgtgtgtgtgtgtgtgtgtgtaccaagcAGCTACAGGATGGTGGGAAGCAGAGGTGTGTGTACCATGTCATCCGCTGCCTTGCAGCTCCAATCTACTGTATTTTCTGGCATATAAGACGACTGGgcatataagatgacccccaacttttgagaagattttcctgggttaaaaagtcgtcttatacgccggaacATACTGtagtctgctgccctcaggtgggGCAAAGGAAACTCTTCCGCCATCAGTGTTGGACTAAAATGAAAGCTGCCCGTCTACTAGAGCTTTTGGGGACAATGGTcccagctctttctctctcccctagcTCCCTGCTCTGCCAGCTGCCTTTGACAAGGGGAGTTCAGTCCCGCTTTCTGCAGGGTTCAGGTGCATGATCTACCCTCATGTGCAAGGAGCCTTCTCAGGGACTTCCACCAAGCAGGATTGTTTTCCACCCTTCATCTGATGCACAAGAGAGTTCAGTTCTGTTTGCTGCAGGGATAGGATGTGCCATGCCTCTTCCTGCCCCACACCTGGTGTTACATATGACATCTGGTGTGATTTAGGGAAAATTTGGCCTGGCGTCCATGGGCTGAGCTTTCCCACCCTTGCATTAGGGAGCAAGAGCCGAAACTCATGCTTTTCCCTGTAGTTCTAGTTTTGTGTGTATCCAGATGGagggctgctttttaaaaaaaatagtaatacaGCATTATACTTGCGGTCTcaagtggtacagtccactcGACCACCTCAGGAATCTACCATCTTATTTGTTTATGTaagcatttctatcccacttttcaaTTCTGAAGAAATGTCAAAGGTGGCTTACAATCAAATCtcaaataatggggggggggggggacaggttaTTAAAAAAAGGTATACAGTAAAAGCAGCCTGATAAAGCAGTGATAAAAAAGAGGACACGAAAGTTAAAAACAACAGGCATCACTAAAGACTCGACATTTCTGTTTACTAAAAGCCTGGGTGAATAAAATAACCTTGACAATTGCCTAAAAATTTAGGAGATATCCCTGGATGGATGTTGCAGGGGGTGGATTAGATTAGATACACCTGGGAAGGCTGTTTCAAGACTGTGGCTGCAGAACAGAAAAGTGCCTGCATTTGCCACTGTCAATTTCTGAGGCTCGAAGGCACCTGAGTCAGGATACGTTTGCCTTAGCTTAGAGAACAGACAGGGCCATGTGAAAGCAGGCATCCTTATTCCACGCTCCAATTTGTATAGGGCTGTTTAGATTAAGCCCAACGATTTCAGCAGAATTTGGAAAGCCAGTGAACATCACTGAAGAGCAGCGACATGTTTTGCGAGACCACGCATCTCTCGTTCTCAAACCAGTTTGGAACAAACTGAAGATGCTGGGTagccttcaagggtagccccacgttACACACTGCAGTAGTCTATAAAGTGGCTGTCTGCTGAACATCTTGAGCCAGCCTTTGTAATCCTGGTAACAGCCCTGCGCAGTGGGGCAGTATTAATTAGCCTCATATTGGTTGCACGAGGTAGGAAGGTCTCAGATTTTAGCCCCAAACTCTCAAGGTAGCTTTCAACAACTTGATGCACCGCCCCAAACAATATGGAGAGATGAAtattaacctaccttacagggctgttgtaacaATACAATGGATTAGTGCGACAGGCTTTAAACACAGGCAAAATAGATGCAAAGTGGGGTTATTATTTAGTAAGCACTTAATACCACTAGACCTGTAGAAacattttttggtttttaaaaaatccccatttCAGTGCTTGACTGAGCAAGCCTTCCCACGCACGCTaagtttttgttccttttttaaagtcACTGTCTAAAACACTgcagccccctccctgcccccccattaGCCCTGATTCAGTTTACCTGCAACCCAACCAGCTGCCCCACTCCTGATGGCTCCAACtttaaccaaaaaaaaccccccaacccctgctcctgtgccttttaaaacagctgtaaGCAGGTGGCACTACTTTTCTCCAAGCTGTGAACAGATTCACCTGCCGATTGCTGCAGATCAACTTGCTGTTAAAGACACAGGAACAAGCCAAAGCCAGTTCCTTTGGGatcagttggcaaccctacaCCTGCCCCACAAGCCAAAGTCGAGCTGCAGTACGTACACCAGCCAAGGCAGAGAAAGAAAGCAGCTTTGAGGATCCACTTCGTTTCGATGGCAGGCTCCATGCTGTTGCTTCATCCAGTCCTCTGCGGCCGACTTGCATGGAGACTGCGCTGCTGCAAAGTCTGGCATCTCATTTCCTATTATTGCCACACCAGTATCCGTTCCCCCCCCAGTTTCAGCATGAATCTCTGATTTGCGCCACCTACAAACCACACCCAACATTAAATGCTAGACAATGTTAAATTAACAGAGTAGGGCTGCCTCTTTTCCCAGAGGCTTTCTTTCATTCCATTTTGGTTGCATGGGACAGACAAAACCTAACAAAGTTTTTCTCGCCACTGAATGTCCAATGTTCAGCAAAAGTATATCCCTGCATATCAGGTGCTGGGGGCAAACACAGGGTCGTCGTCACTTTCAGGATGTGCTTCCTAGAGGGCGACCCATCAATAGACACAGAAAACTGTGCTAGGGATGTTTTCCAGTGTATTCCAGTAAGACATCTTAAAGGAAGGGGTTAGAACCTGTGGTGCTGGATTcctaaatcccatcagccccagccagaatgacaAAATCACCAGGAATGATGGGGCAGTATACTATCCAGAGCACTAGATTCCCCATACGGAGGAAATGTGGACTTCAGGCTACCAAACCTCTATTTTGGTCTGTACATCAGTGGCTTGTTTCTCACCGCCTGAACATTAACCCATTATCCATACGTCAGAGCCTGCTAGCGGGATGTTTtcatcttttaaagataagaaccCACAATAAATATATTGTGGAAATTCTAGCTTCTGAGGAAGTAATGCGACTATTTACTTGAGTGTGGGACAGTTGTGCTGGATGGCCAACTTACAAGATCTTAAATGAGCTCTGATCTACTGGATAACCGACTGGACCAGCATCACAGAAACTAAAGGCAACCCCTTTGCTAGCATCCTCTTTGAAAATGAGGTTTCTTCATTATGAACAGGAACAGCCCAAAGCATTTTGTTGCCTCAGGTGGAGCAGAAATCTCTCCACGCCACCCCCAAGTCAAGTTGCATAGTTTCCAAAGCTCATGAAATTATTTTCTGCGCTTGTGGCAGGAAATCTTGTGATCACCTCTCCCCGATAATAAAAAATACTGTAATAATTAATTAACTTGCTACCCTTTCAGAACACCAAAATATCTGTATGTGGCCAACATCTagaagttgtttttattttgctgttggcTTTAATTTCTGCAattgtccatttttaaaaaaatctgtgcatGTACCAAAAATACCTGTCTTGTTTTAAGGGCTCTGGACTAGTGTGTATTACAAAGGGAAGCCACTATCTGATTTGCCTAAACACTCTACCCTGTAAGACCTAAGAGGGATGGGTGTAGATGAAAGGGGGAGGGGCACACTTAAAAGCATGGCCTTCCCATGAGGTTCGTAACAAGGAGTGGGGTAGTATAAAGGAGCTGAAGAGCAATGAATAAAATTTGAGTCATGAGTAAGTTTGGGTAAAAAAAGGCCCCCTTTAAGTTGATCCCTACAGATGAAAATAGTAATAGACACAAAGTAAACCACAATTTCTTCACCAAATATTGTGCAAGATGGTAGAACAGTGAACTATGTCACTGAATGGCAACTAGTTTTACCCTCTCTACCTCCCCCCAAATCTTCTATTTGTTTGTGTATGACATGCTCTCCTCCCCATCacctaagatgctactggaagcaTTGAGGAGCAGACAAGAACTGGCAGCTAGAAGGCTGCATGCCAATCCCTAACCTATGCCCAACACACGGGAATCATCAGCAGGGAAACAGTAACCAACCCAGCCAATTTAAGGTTGATTCTTTTTATTTCTCGCAAAATGCGAAGCAACCTCAGAATGAGACGGCAAATCAaacctctccctctttccctctgcaaacacacgcacacaaacacacacacgcctcTCCTCCCCTGGCCCCCACCCCCTAAAGTCCGGCAAGTTCTTTCAGTCCGCCATTGTGTTGAGTTGCATCTCTTGTGCTCTGTGGGGCAGGAGGCGGGTTCTGATCACGTGTAGAGGTCAAAATCAATGCGcttggaattgtagaattggccCTCGGAATTCTCCACCTTCCGGCAGTAAACCCCATCGGGGAAATAGCCTTGGGATACCCAGTCCTGGAGGGATACAGAAGAGGAAAGTGTTGAAGGAGAAAGGGAATTGCTGAGAGAAAGAAGAGATGGAGCTGGCAAACTGGATGGGGCCAGGGGATGAAGTGAACAAACAAGCACTGGGGGGAAATTATCAACATAACCAGCAAATTCAAACACGACTGACGTTAGCATGTCAAGGGGACCAACAAAATCTGGACACATGgagagccaaaaaaaaaaaaaagttggtgcACCTAATGGACGTGGGGGTCCTACAAACTAAAATGTGTTTGGTGGTTTTCACTCAAAAACAGGCATGGAAATGAAGGTTGTGAAAGGCTAGAAACTTGGCTTTAAAGATGAAACCGCAGATTCTGCAGAACCCGAATTCTGCACTCAATGCCCAGTTTTGTAACTGAGATATTGCACAACACACATTgctggcaatacagtggtgccctgcaagacgaatgcctcgcaagacgaaaaacccgctagacgaaagggttttccgtttttcgatgtgcttcacaagacgaatttccctatgggcttgcttcgcaagacgagagtcttttcgctccccccccctttttctaagccgctaagcctttaatagccgctaatagcactaatccgctaagccgctaatagggttgcttcgcaagacaaaagaaccgctagacgaagagactcgcagaacagattcttttcgtcttgcgaggcaccattgTATTTGCAGAGAAAATGAATGGTGGTGTGCAAGAATAGTCCAGATTTTGCACTTCTAGGCAGCCTACTCAGAGGTATTCTCTTAAACAAAAGCCAACACAGTAAATAAACAGTTCACTCGTAATTTATCAGTGGTGAAatgctcatttcttctctttccaaaatagattttatcTTGAACAATTGCAAATGCAGTAATAAGGAGTCCACTtgtgatataccagtggttcagtgctccGACGCTGTTCCAGTAATCAGACATTTTGTTGATTAGTCATTgagctttgtagtaaataatataTATGACAGTATATAAACGACTTAAAGTAGGGATATATCTGTCCCCATCTGCATATTTCCATcaggaggagcacagaaagaggAGGTTTAACAAACTGAAGGACATCATCTTTCAGAACAAAGAATTGCAGTAGTAAATGTAACCAAAATGATCTCTGTGGCAACTGATTACATTAGTGTTAAAAAATCCTTGATGCAGCTTGACAGCTGTCACTACAAATCGAAACAACTTCTCTAGCAATATGATTTCCTTGCTTAAGTGGAGTTCATAATCCCAGTGTACAGGAATTATTCTTCACTGTCTTTGCATATACTTTCATTAAATGTCTGCATTATTTTTACATATGGaactgcttttaattgtttttacacttttcttgttttacagttaccaatattttatttgtttttatgatttatattttattgctgcAACACACCTGGGGCCACATGGTAAAgagcaggtaagaaatctaaCACATTGCTTCTCCAATATGCCCACAGCTGCTGACTCACCTCAGCAGGCAAGCCACAGAGAAGTGCACTTGCAACTACGGACAAGACTTATACACCCAGGAACAACAAATGGAGAGAGATGGACATGAAGATCGAAGGTTTAGGGGAAGAAAtgaacataaaaaagaaaagagggaggaaaaaaccaaAGGCTACTGAAAGAAtggaaaaacaaaaaattatCAACGAAAGGTCACTGGTATAGGCGGAAAGAATGAAGACTGAATGATGAAAACAAGACCTAAGACAAGAGAGAGACATGAAGAAATATCTGAGAGAAATAACAGCGGTTTGACTGCCCCACTTTGTCTCTTACCTGCATCTGGGAGCTGCTAAAGGGGCCATAGAGTTCGGACGTGTTTGTGTTCTCCCATTTGTATTCCCACATGACCTCGGAGAGAGCATCATCGTCGCCCTGCTTTTGCTCCTCACTTCCCACTGCCGGAAGAATGTTAGAACTTGTGTCAGGTTGCCAATTCCAACAATAACCCAACGGCTAAGATCCGAAATACAATCAGGACAGTCGTGTAGTACAGCTGTACTATTTCAAACATCAGGATTCTGTGGGACCGGTGGGTGATCCCACATTTGAGTGCTTCCCCACAGAAACACCCTGCATGCTGAAAGCTCAAGTATTGGAGAGAATCTTAAGAGCAGAAGCCTTTTCCCAAGAGGGAATACTTTTCTCTGCAGGCAGAAAATGAGCACAACACACCTTCCTCTACCTGCAGCAGTAAATCTCAGCAAGCAGCTGCACcaggggattattatttttttgcaaatcatGTGCTTTTGGTCTTCCCAAAACAGCAACGCAGTTCCCAACAAAAGGACTCACCCGCTGGTGTCTTCTCCCCCAGTTTTGCTTCATCGATATCCTCAGCAAACATATCGAGCTCCGGTTCGGCTGCGGATGCTGCTGCAGGAGGTTGCTCCAGGGCCCGGAGCCTCAGCGCCAGCTTCTCCCGAGTCTCCTGGTAGATCTCATACACGCCTCGCGCCACCATTTGGTCAGCCAGCCCTGAGAGGCGCTCCAGCTGCTCTTTCCGTTCTGGCGATCCGGGCTTCTGGGGCTCTCCTTCCTCGGCTGGCTCTGCCTCCTCTGCCTTGAGGCGGCTCCAAGGCCTCCTCTGACGCCCACTGTTCTTGGGCCCGCCCTTGTCTCCCAGCCTCTGGATGGCCCTGGCCACCGTCTCGCCGGGCAGCACCAAGGCCACCATCCCTTCCAGCAGCGCCTTCTTGTCCAAAGGTGCCCGTCCGACTTCAAGATCCTCTTCCTCGTCTTCATCGGCAGAATCTAGCGGTGGCTTCTTCTGACCAGGACGCTGCTCCTTTATCCTGACCTGGTTGGGAAGCGAAAGGGACAGGAAAGCCGTAAGAGGCAAGTGGCAGACCATTACAAAATGTGGAGGAGCTCAGcttgttagagcatggtgctgataacgccaaggttgcaggttcgatctccgTAATGGGGCAGCTGCAAATTCCTggatggcagggggttggacgagatgggcctcagggtcccttccaactctacgatcccAATGTATGGGCTTCAGGTCCAGTCAAAGAACTCTAGCAGGTGCCGCAAGCCAGGAATAATATCCTTTTTGTTATTTGTACTCCCTGTTCCTATTAGATATTCCCAAGAATCATAGCAGCCTTGTTTGATGCAACATTAATTCACTGGTTGCCCAATTCTTGTGGTAGTGAAAAGCCATGGAGGTAAGAGAGCAACATTATTCCCGCTTACTTAGTTTTAAAATACTACACCTGACTATGTTTTCACCAACTACAGCCATCTTTCGAAAGATAATGAAATTCTGAAGTTTAACCTGTGCTGTAAGCATATGGGGCGAGGGGGGGAACCCACAAACGGGGGGGAACCCACATCCTAACCCATTTTGCCCATTTCTCATGTCTATCCTTGCACTGGTTTCTATTGTGTAAGGTACTGCGTGCGCAGTGCGGAGCTTGTATGGGAGTACACAGcatcaaatccctactcagctatgaagctcactggggtttGGGAGAGCTGCCGTCTCCAAGGCTATCTTGTCTCAGAATTACTCCAAGAGCCGTAAGTCCTGAGGACCATGCAGGAAAGCAGCTTAGTTATGACAATCAACCTGATTTATTTCTGACTACTTAGGGTACCCAGATTTGAGCCATGAACCCAGTTCACTCCTGTCCTGGCCGCAGAACTATAGCCCATTCCCCTACTGCTGTTCCCTCTTGCAGACATTTCAGAATTACTTCCCAGAATCTCTGTATTTATGATTGTACAATGCAAACACAAAAACTGATGTGTTGCTTCCTGCTACAGTGCAACTGGGGAATCAACCCAGCCCCTCTCTCTATACACTGTAGGAACAGCCAAGGTTATCAGCTCCCTGTTTGCACAGACTGTCTTCTGCTCAGCCCAGACAGGCAACCTTACCCAATCTATGTTGTCCAACCAGTTATCCCGAATCATCGCCTCTTTCTTCAAGAAGTAGTTGCCTTCTGAATCAAAATGGCCTTCTTCCATCTCCTCCTGCAAATTGAATGGAGTGATCCGGACCCCATCTTCATAGTCAATAGTTGCAGATTCCTGCCCTACGAGGGTaaataagaaggggggggggaatcaaattatGATGGAACagcctctcataatactagaataaAATGACTGTTAACTTTAATAAATCACTAGAGCGGGGCTGATACGAAACCGTAagaacatcctatacccttttaaaatgtggctcttttcagGGGGGCGGTGTTACT comes from Podarcis raffonei isolate rPodRaf1 chromosome 13, rPodRaf1.pri, whole genome shotgun sequence and encodes:
- the CD2BP2 gene encoding CD2 antigen cytoplasmic tail-binding protein 2 isoform X2 yields the protein MSKRKVTFEDQGDEDEEEMNLPKKKLVEPAVGGPGSRFKGKHSLDSDEEDDEEEGRGSKYDILASDDVEGQESATIDYEDGVRITPFNLQEEMEEGHFDSEGNYFLKKEAMIRDNWLDNIDWVRIKEQRPGQKKPPLDSADEDEEEDLEVGRAPLDKKALLEGMVALVLPGETVARAIQRLGDKGGPKNSGRQRRPWSRLKAEEAEPAEEGEPQKPGSPERKEQLERLSGLADQMVARGVYEIYQETREKLALRLRALEQPPAAASAAEPELDMFAEDIDEAKLGEKTPAVGSEEQKQGDDDALSEVMWEYKWENTNTSELYGPFSSSQMQDWVSQGYFPDGVYCRKVENSEGQFYNSKRIDFDLYT
- the CD2BP2 gene encoding CD2 antigen cytoplasmic tail-binding protein 2 isoform X1; amino-acid sequence: MSKRKVTFEDQGDEDEEEMNLPKKKLVEPAVGGPGSRFKGKHSLDSDEEDDEEEGRGSKYDILASDDVEGQESATIDYEDGVRITPFNLQEEMEEGHFDSEGNYFLKKEAMIRDNWLDNIDWVRIKEQRPGQKKPPLDSADEDEEEDLEVGRAPLDKKALLEGMVALVLPGETVARAIQRLGDKGGPKNSGRQRRPWSRLKAEEAEPAEEGEPQKPGSPERKEQLERLSGLADQMVARGVYEIYQETREKLALRLRALEQPPAAASAAEPELDMFAEDIDEAKLGEKTPAVGSEEQKQGDDDALSEVMWEYKWENTNTSELYGPFSSSQMQDWVSQGYFPDGVYCRKVENSEGQFYNSKRIDFDLYT